From the uncultured Pseudodesulfovibrio sp. genome, one window contains:
- a CDS encoding HEAT repeat domain-containing protein, whose product MATLDDFRNKEFLDQITILNEISGNKDPDALAGLVELLKNPIGDTSIDYMVVNALNAVLSSNEDKVVAGLTDSHDGYRILCIRVAGEHGFKNAAAPLSDIALTETDPDRLMEILISLARIADPAAMVVFRKYLEHDDPFIKSSCIEALGKLADVESIDYFKKLIEESEAPDRYEVCDITTWKAVEALSSFDSGETVAFLVEKLHHKNPTVRRIITDALISIGSPCIPMLLEAFEKGDIDNRILTANVLGFLQDRSGADGLVAAFDKGLAEEANVRYAVYEALGRIGTMKGIICLVDGLSETDELTLMAVIGGLEKHVNPGMISTLTDKLIQADEQSDRLAKAITSSRATKIFDALYETAGAGDALIESLAQSRDPEIIEDFRALLTEIGGSRAEEDMAKLPQLSSASRKALAADDSRSMCAMHRAILTDLEFEPFMATNGEEAFDFIEQGEDFDIIITDMNMPVMDGMELVGKVRNTPGFEDTPIIMVTTESEASQQNMAEKVGVTAFITKPFKPDDLKAKITELIG is encoded by the coding sequence ATGGCGACACTTGATGACTTCCGGAACAAGGAATTCCTTGACCAGATTACCATACTGAACGAAATCTCCGGCAACAAAGACCCCGATGCTCTCGCAGGTCTGGTGGAACTGCTCAAGAACCCCATAGGCGACACATCAATCGACTACATGGTGGTCAACGCACTCAATGCCGTGCTGTCCAGCAATGAAGACAAAGTCGTTGCCGGATTGACCGACAGTCACGACGGCTACCGCATCCTGTGCATCCGGGTAGCGGGTGAACACGGTTTCAAAAACGCAGCAGCCCCGCTGTCTGACATCGCGCTGACCGAAACCGACCCTGACCGGCTCATGGAAATACTCATTTCCCTGGCACGCATTGCCGACCCGGCGGCCATGGTCGTATTCCGCAAATACCTCGAACACGACGACCCGTTCATCAAGTCGTCCTGCATCGAGGCTCTGGGCAAACTCGCTGACGTTGAATCCATCGACTATTTCAAGAAACTTATTGAGGAAAGTGAAGCCCCGGACCGCTATGAGGTCTGTGACATCACTACATGGAAAGCCGTTGAAGCGCTTTCCTCGTTCGACAGCGGTGAAACCGTCGCATTTCTGGTGGAAAAGCTTCACCACAAGAACCCCACGGTCCGCCGCATCATCACGGACGCGCTCATTTCCATCGGCTCCCCATGCATTCCCATGCTGCTCGAAGCCTTTGAAAAGGGCGACATAGACAACCGTATCCTGACTGCCAACGTGCTCGGTTTTCTGCAGGACCGCTCCGGTGCCGACGGACTCGTCGCCGCCTTTGACAAGGGGCTGGCCGAAGAAGCCAACGTTCGCTACGCCGTCTATGAAGCCCTTGGCCGCATAGGCACCATGAAGGGTATCATCTGCCTGGTCGACGGGCTTTCCGAAACAGACGAACTCACGCTCATGGCTGTCATCGGCGGTCTGGAGAAGCACGTCAATCCCGGCATGATCTCGACCCTGACCGACAAGCTCATTCAGGCCGACGAACAGAGCGACCGCCTTGCCAAGGCGATCACCTCTTCCCGCGCCACCAAGATATTCGACGCGCTTTACGAAACAGCCGGAGCAGGCGATGCCCTCATCGAGTCTCTGGCCCAGTCCAGAGACCCGGAAATCATCGAGGACTTCCGCGCCCTGCTGACCGAAATCGGCGGAAGCCGAGCCGAAGAAGACATGGCAAAACTGCCGCAGCTCTCTTCCGCATCCCGCAAGGCTCTGGCAGCGGACGACTCCCGTTCCATGTGCGCCATGCACCGCGCCATACTGACGGACCTCGAATTCGAACCCTTCATGGCGACCAATGGCGAAGAGGCGTTCGATTTCATCGAGCAGGGTGAAGATTTCGACATCATCATCACCGACATGAACATGCCCGTCATGGACGGCATGGAACTGGTGGGCAAGGTTCGCAACACCCCCGGTTTCGAGGACACTCCCATCATTATGGTGACGACCGAATCAGAAGCCTCACAGCAGAACATGGCGGAAAAAGTGGGTGTGACCGCTTTTATCACCAAACCGTTCAAACCCGACGATCTCAAGGCCAAGATAACCGAACTGATCGGCTAA
- a CDS encoding alpha/beta fold hydrolase: MLAILFYILLVLSVWILSRYVVFFVATFRSGHLPWIRRQCGGLLYPTFRSFVTAMWAEMMLIPLFIAHLFRKKGVRESGPPVVMVHGLYHNASAWVIMKRRLAKAGFFNLHTYQYNSFTKDFTNAATGLSAKLDELVAEYPHEKIILIGHSLGGMVCRRVAGYGRYRHRIGGLVTLGTPHHGATLARFGGNRMARELIPGRAIPQAVEDMPDPDCPRLAIYSLIDDFVFPLPMLQPARDGWREQVCSPMGHVWMLCSREVAEMVVGFLRGNVR; this comes from the coding sequence ATGCTTGCAATCTTATTCTATATTCTTCTTGTTTTATCCGTCTGGATACTGTCCCGGTATGTCGTTTTTTTTGTCGCGACGTTTCGGTCCGGGCATCTGCCGTGGATTCGCAGACAGTGCGGCGGGCTGTTGTATCCGACTTTTCGTTCCTTTGTGACGGCCATGTGGGCTGAAATGATGCTTATCCCTCTTTTCATTGCACATCTTTTCCGGAAGAAGGGTGTCAGGGAGAGCGGGCCTCCTGTGGTCATGGTTCACGGCCTGTATCACAATGCCTCGGCATGGGTGATCATGAAACGCCGTCTTGCAAAGGCCGGTTTTTTCAATCTGCACACATATCAATACAACAGCTTTACCAAGGATTTTACCAACGCGGCCACTGGGCTTTCCGCAAAGCTTGATGAACTGGTGGCCGAATATCCGCATGAAAAGATCATTCTGATCGGGCACAGTCTCGGCGGGATGGTCTGCCGCCGTGTGGCAGGGTATGGCCGGTATCGTCATCGCATCGGCGGTCTGGTGACGCTCGGCACGCCGCATCACGGGGCGACTCTGGCCCGGTTCGGGGGCAACAGGATGGCGCGTGAGCTTATTCCGGGGCGGGCTATTCCGCAGGCCGTGGAGGACATGCCGGACCCGGATTGTCCGAGGCTTGCCATTTATTCGCTCATCGATGATTTCGTGTTTCCGCTTCCCATGCTGCAACCCGCCAGAGACGGGTGGCGCGAACAGGTCTGTTCCCCCATGGGGCATGTGTGGATGCTGTGTTCACGGGAGGTCGCAGAGATGGTCGTCGGTTTCCTGCGAGGCAATGTGCGGTAA
- a CDS encoding DUF1786 domain-containing protein gives MSNTTLCLDIGSGTQDVLLYSPDMEIENCPKFVLPSPAIQIGRRIEAARLRGENIWLHGRNMGGGVTRFIRAHQKAGLTVTSSRSAAYTMADDLSRVTESGIELTDNCPDGFTPIRLTDFNEEWWRNFLAAAELPWPDKITACAQDHGFHPGQSNRMGRFKLWESFLNEGNGRPETLVYETAPAMLTRLADLQDDIAGGPVSDTGAAAVLGALFVDEIEQQSRETGITLVNIGNSHLIAFLLFNGRIHGVYEQHTGCVDGEKLWDDLEKFRCGCLSFEQVFDEKGHGCLTLDLPAKANGFKPTHVLGPRRGMLDGYDVTFPAPGGDMMLAGCFGLIKGLSLQR, from the coding sequence GTGAGCAATACCACTCTTTGCCTTGATATCGGCAGCGGCACGCAGGATGTGCTGCTCTATTCACCGGATATGGAAATCGAGAACTGCCCCAAGTTCGTGCTTCCTTCTCCAGCGATTCAGATAGGCAGGCGCATTGAGGCGGCACGGTTGCGCGGTGAAAACATCTGGCTCCACGGTCGCAACATGGGAGGCGGTGTCACCCGGTTCATCCGCGCACATCAGAAAGCCGGACTGACCGTGACGTCAAGCAGGAGCGCGGCCTACACCATGGCCGATGATCTCAGCCGCGTAACGGAATCCGGCATCGAACTGACCGACAACTGTCCGGACGGTTTCACTCCCATCCGGCTCACGGATTTCAACGAAGAATGGTGGCGCAATTTCCTTGCCGCAGCAGAACTTCCATGGCCTGACAAAATAACGGCCTGCGCGCAGGATCACGGCTTCCACCCCGGCCAGTCAAATCGCATGGGCCGATTCAAGCTCTGGGAGTCCTTTCTGAATGAAGGAAACGGACGCCCGGAAACCCTCGTCTACGAAACCGCACCCGCCATGCTCACACGGCTCGCCGATCTACAAGACGACATCGCAGGCGGTCCGGTTTCCGACACGGGCGCAGCCGCCGTACTCGGGGCTTTGTTCGTGGACGAAATCGAACAGCAGAGCCGTGAGACCGGAATCACGCTGGTCAACATCGGCAACTCGCACCTCATCGCGTTTCTCTTGTTCAACGGTCGTATACACGGCGTCTACGAACAGCACACAGGCTGTGTGGACGGCGAAAAACTCTGGGATGATCTGGAAAAATTCCGATGCGGCTGCCTGTCATTCGAACAGGTCTTTGACGAAAAAGGGCACGGCTGCCTGACCCTTGACCTGCCTGCAAAAGCAAATGGTTTCAAGCCGACCCATGTCCTCGGGCCTCGCCGGGGCATGCTCGACGGCTATGACGTCACCTTCCCGGCTCCGGGCGGGGACATGATGCTCGCAGGGTGCTTCGGACTCATCAAGGGACTCAGCCTGCAACGCTAG
- a CDS encoding DUF4197 domain-containing protein gives MHRKLKSLCFTLFLILTATTANAGLSDALGQVGTQYADDAATSAGLPYTPSEAIQGIKDILSLEFGSAMTSLGQTGGFSQNPAVALPLPDSLKGLSNTSGLLGSLNSAAEKTVPSTDSIFMNAIQQLSITNASSLLDGGEDAITRFFESSSRGAIRTLMMPIVSKSVEAAGVDKYLSAMMTASSVAEPEFDPTAYVTDRTLDGIFHVMAAKEKELRATSGAGTTDLIQKLF, from the coding sequence ATGCATAGAAAATTGAAATCACTGTGTTTTACCTTATTCCTGATTCTGACCGCCACAACGGCTAATGCGGGACTGAGTGACGCCCTCGGACAGGTAGGCACTCAATACGCCGACGACGCCGCCACTTCCGCAGGACTTCCCTACACGCCAAGTGAGGCCATTCAAGGCATCAAGGATATCCTTTCCCTTGAATTCGGTTCTGCCATGACCTCTCTCGGACAAACCGGCGGCTTCAGCCAGAACCCGGCGGTAGCTCTTCCGCTCCCGGACAGCCTCAAAGGGTTGAGCAACACTTCCGGCCTGCTCGGCTCCCTCAACAGCGCGGCGGAAAAGACCGTCCCTTCGACAGACAGTATTTTCATGAATGCCATTCAGCAGCTTTCCATCACCAACGCATCTTCCCTGCTCGATGGGGGCGAGGACGCCATTACCCGTTTCTTTGAATCCAGTTCACGCGGTGCCATCAGAACACTCATGATGCCTATAGTATCCAAATCCGTTGAAGCAGCCGGGGTCGACAAATACCTGTCCGCCATGATGACGGCATCCTCCGTGGCAGAACCGGAGTTTGATCCGACCGCATACGTCACCGACCGCACTCTGGACGGTATTTTTCACGTCATGGCAGCAAAGGAAAAGGAACTCCGTGCGACCAGCGGTGCCGGGACAACCGATCTCATCCAAAAATTATTCTAA
- a CDS encoding chemotaxis protein CheX: MDVELAKPFIKAAVDVLSTMAFIKPQVGKPYVKKNSVAAGDVSGVVGITGEKNGSVSLSFSKGCAVAIVKNMLGDEIDDIMQDVKDAVGELTNMISGQARAGLAEKGLIFQGATPSVVMGDGHTISHMAKSPIMAIPFSTPDGDFTIEFCFD; the protein is encoded by the coding sequence ATGGATGTTGAATTGGCAAAACCCTTTATCAAAGCAGCCGTTGACGTGCTGTCCACCATGGCTTTCATCAAGCCTCAGGTAGGCAAGCCGTACGTCAAGAAGAACAGTGTAGCCGCGGGAGATGTCTCCGGCGTTGTCGGCATAACCGGCGAAAAAAACGGCAGCGTATCCCTTTCATTCTCCAAAGGCTGTGCAGTCGCCATTGTCAAGAACATGCTGGGTGACGAAATCGACGACATCATGCAGGACGTCAAAGACGCCGTGGGCGAATTGACAAACATGATCTCAGGTCAAGCCCGAGCCGGTCTGGCCGAAAAAGGCCTGATCTTTCAGGGTGCGACGCCTTCCGTTGTCATGGGAGACGGGCACACTATTTCCCATATGGCCAAATCGCCGATCATGGCCATCCCCTTCTCGACACCTGACGGAGACTTCACCATCGAATTCTGCTTTGACTAG